One window of the Phycisphaerae bacterium genome contains the following:
- a CDS encoding SDR family oxidoreductase has protein sequence MSYLDKKYGLTGKTAIITGGGGTLCSAIAEGFALAGANIILWDINPAGLKAKSEVIAKSCGDKSRVSTVEVNLMDENSIAQALEKSVKIYGSVEILLNGAGGNRGKGPLIDVKAEDFDFVLKLNLLAGCILPTKHIAKYWIDNKIKGNIINIASMAGFNPLSGIWAYSSAKAAVMNQTMGHAKELAKYGIRVNAIAPGFFVADQNRKLLLNDDGTPTQRGKDVLAKTPMGGFGLPEYLTGSTIFLASDAAQFVTGVTLPIDGGYLCDNI, from the coding sequence ATGTCGTATCTTGATAAGAAATATGGACTTACAGGTAAAACAGCTATTATAACCGGCGGCGGCGGAACGCTGTGCAGCGCCATTGCCGAGGGCTTTGCCCTTGCCGGCGCAAATATTATTCTTTGGGATATTAATCCTGCAGGTTTGAAAGCCAAATCTGAAGTCATTGCCAAATCCTGCGGCGATAAATCCAGAGTCTCTACGGTTGAAGTTAACCTGATGGACGAGAACTCGATTGCGCAGGCACTGGAAAAATCCGTAAAAATTTATGGCTCGGTCGAGATACTTTTAAATGGCGCCGGCGGCAACCGCGGCAAAGGCCCGCTTATCGACGTTAAGGCTGAAGATTTTGATTTTGTTTTGAAATTGAATCTCCTTGCCGGCTGTATCCTGCCAACAAAGCACATTGCAAAATACTGGATAGACAACAAAATAAAAGGCAACATTATCAATATCGCCTCGATGGCAGGCTTCAATCCTCTTTCCGGAATATGGGCATATTCGTCAGCCAAGGCCGCGGTGATGAATCAGACGATGGGCCACGCAAAGGAACTGGCCAAATACGGCATAAGAGTCAACGCGATTGCTCCGGGCTTTTTCGTCGCAGACCAGAACAGGAAACTTTTATTGAACGATGACGGCACGCCGACACAGAGAGGCAAAGACGTTCTGGCGAAAACCCCGATGGGCGGATTCGGTCTGCCGGAATATCTTACGGGTTCCACGATATTTCTCGCTTCTGACGCTGCGCAGTTTGTTACGGGAGTTACGCTGCCGATTGACGGCGGTTATTTGTGTGACAATATCTGA
- a CDS encoding PilT/PilU family type 4a pilus ATPase, whose protein sequence is MDTALIEKMDIKQLLAAAVAAQASDLHINVGLPPVIRVNTELVTMETVPVRAEQAADMLLGMIGPKRFETFEVKRDCDFSTTLDDGNRFRVNAHYQNNTIAISFRLIPNQIPDLNQLNLPKIAEELAVLPRGLVLVTGHTGSGKSTTLAAMIGLINNTSRKRIITLEDPVEYAFENNMSMIEQREIGSDCPDFASGLKHALRQDPEVILVGEMRDLETTSATMTAAETGHLVFSTLHTINAAQTVERIIDIYPAAQQNQIRAMLSNTLQAVISQTLFKRIDKPGMVPAVEILICNSAVRNCIRENRIHEISNIIATSRKLGMQEMDTSIAELYFKGFIERSDALSYATHPQRMEKLLLPENRTNFLKTQQLPKA, encoded by the coding sequence ATGGACACCGCGCTAATCGAAAAAATGGACATTAAACAATTGCTTGCTGCCGCCGTGGCGGCGCAGGCGAGCGATTTACATATTAATGTCGGCCTGCCTCCTGTGATAAGAGTTAATACCGAACTCGTCACGATGGAAACCGTACCGGTCAGGGCCGAACAGGCCGCGGATATGCTGCTTGGTATGATAGGCCCGAAAAGATTTGAAACCTTCGAGGTAAAACGCGATTGCGATTTTTCCACAACTCTCGATGACGGAAACAGGTTCAGGGTAAACGCGCATTATCAAAATAATACCATTGCTATTTCGTTCAGGCTTATTCCAAATCAAATACCGGATTTGAATCAGTTGAATCTGCCGAAAATCGCCGAGGAACTCGCTGTACTGCCGAGGGGACTGGTTCTTGTTACGGGCCATACCGGAAGCGGAAAAAGTACTACGCTTGCCGCTATGATAGGCCTGATTAATAATACATCCCGAAAAAGAATAATAACTCTCGAAGACCCGGTCGAATACGCGTTCGAAAATAATATGTCGATGATTGAACAGCGGGAAATAGGCTCCGATTGTCCGGACTTCGCTTCGGGACTCAAACACGCGCTCAGGCAGGACCCGGAAGTGATACTTGTCGGAGAAATGCGGGACCTCGAAACGACAAGCGCAACGATGACCGCCGCCGAGACGGGGCATTTGGTTTTCAGCACACTGCATACCATAAACGCTGCCCAAACGGTAGAGCGTATAATAGATATCTATCCTGCCGCCCAGCAAAATCAGATTCGTGCTATGCTCTCGAATACACTGCAGGCGGTTATTTCACAAACGCTTTTCAAAAGAATCGACAAACCGGGAATGGTGCCCGCAGTCGAGATTCTTATATGCAACTCGGCAGTGAGAAACTGCATCAGGGAAAACAGAATTCACGAAATATCCAATATTATCGCCACATCGCGAAAACTCGGTATGCAGGAAATGGATACGAGCATCGCGGAATTGTATTTCAAAGGCTTTATCGAAAGAAGCGACGCCTTAAGTTATGCGACCCATCCGCAAAGAATGGAAAAACTCCTCCTGCCGGAGAACCGGACAAACTTTTTGAAAACTCAGCAGCTCCCGAAAGCCTGA
- a CDS encoding NAD(P)H-dependent glycerol-3-phosphate dehydrogenase, with amino-acid sequence MMKNISIIGDGAMGSVCAMLLCEKGLDVRMWGYDEKQLSQIKEKQENFKFLPGYKLPDSLIFEPRDGEILKNTDLIISAVPCQYMRPVWQRLKQYVNTAVPIVSVTKGIENDTLLRPSQIITSVLGEKIKVVVLSGPTIAEEIAKKLPATATASSKDERLAGTVQEIFNTSYLRVYRNSDVIGVELAGAMKNVIAIAAGIVDGIKIGDNAKAALLCRGLAEITRLGVALGAREQTFAGLSGLGDLVTTCISPMGRNRSFGQRIGKGATVKESAEATQSVVEGAATCKSVMDMARKYRIDMPITEAVYQILFDGKSVPAAIGDLMTRQLKAE; translated from the coding sequence ATGATGAAAAATATATCCATAATAGGCGATGGGGCGATGGGCAGTGTTTGCGCGATGCTGCTCTGCGAAAAGGGGCTTGACGTCCGTATGTGGGGCTATGACGAAAAACAGCTTTCGCAGATAAAAGAAAAACAGGAAAATTTCAAATTCCTGCCGGGCTATAAACTTCCGGACAGTTTGATTTTCGAGCCGCGGGACGGCGAAATACTTAAAAACACCGACCTGATAATCTCGGCAGTTCCATGCCAGTATATGCGGCCGGTCTGGCAGCGGCTTAAACAATACGTAAATACGGCAGTGCCGATTGTTTCAGTTACAAAAGGAATCGAAAATGATACGCTGCTTCGGCCGAGCCAGATAATCACAAGTGTACTCGGAGAAAAAATAAAAGTCGTAGTACTGTCGGGGCCGACTATCGCCGAAGAAATCGCGAAAAAACTGCCGGCGACGGCAACGGCGTCATCCAAAGACGAAAGACTGGCAGGGACGGTACAGGAAATTTTTAATACGTCATACTTAAGGGTCTATCGAAACAGCGATGTCATCGGCGTTGAGCTTGCCGGTGCGATGAAAAATGTCATAGCTATCGCGGCAGGCATAGTCGATGGAATAAAAATAGGAGACAACGCAAAGGCGGCTCTGCTTTGCAGGGGGCTTGCGGAAATTACAAGACTGGGAGTTGCGCTCGGCGCCAGAGAACAAACGTTCGCGGGCCTGAGCGGACTTGGAGACCTTGTAACAACGTGCATATCGCCGATGGGACGAAACAGAAGCTTCGGACAGAGAATCGGAAAAGGTGCAACCGTTAAAGAGTCGGCCGAAGCGACCCAGTCCGTTGTCGAAGGCGCCGCTACGTGCAAATCGGTTATGGACATGGCACGGAAATACAGAATAGATATGCCCATAACGGAAGCGGTTTATCAAATACTATTCGATGGCAAGAGCGTCCCGGCTGCGATAGGCGACCTGATGACAAGGCAACTAAAAGCCGAATAA
- the hflX gene encoding GTPase HflX: MEKFRENIAVRHERVVLVGAILKKDAKNDDELAELTALAESAGAIVVDRVQQKITRIHPSTYIGKGKAEMIRQRVKRNKADVVIFDDALSPGQIRDLEEIIEVKVVDRGELILDIFASRAQTKQAKLQVELAQLEYTYPRLTRMWSHLDTVTGAVGGPMAGAVGGIGTRGTGEQQLEIDRRLVSKRITELKREIAGIDKRIVRGIETRRGLFKICLVGYTNAGKSTLMNALTDAGVYVEDRLFATLDTRTRQWMFDGGRKALLSDTVGFVRNLPHQLVASFKATLEEAINADLLLHVVDVSSVDAENQIENAKQVLEEIKCGKKQTLMLLNKSDVVRSQGQFELMQTIYPDAISISAKTGLNLDILKEKVIQIYTGGMLLVRITASAGDGKIQSYLKSNTTVLKQDYTGDNTVVMEVRLGKNQFSEMQRFKPIQIEQLDE; encoded by the coding sequence TTGGAAAAATTTCGTGAAAATATAGCTGTCAGGCATGAAAGAGTCGTACTCGTCGGGGCGATTCTTAAAAAAGATGCAAAAAACGACGATGAACTGGCGGAATTGACGGCACTGGCTGAAAGCGCAGGAGCGATAGTAGTTGACAGGGTCCAGCAGAAAATAACACGCATACATCCATCAACATACATCGGCAAAGGCAAAGCGGAGATGATAAGGCAGCGGGTAAAGAGAAATAAAGCCGATGTTGTCATATTCGACGATGCACTCTCGCCCGGTCAGATAAGAGACCTTGAGGAGATTATAGAAGTTAAAGTCGTTGACCGCGGAGAATTGATACTGGATATTTTCGCAAGCAGGGCACAGACGAAACAGGCGAAACTGCAGGTGGAACTTGCCCAGCTCGAATATACATATCCGAGACTTACGAGAATGTGGTCGCATCTTGATACCGTAACCGGCGCTGTAGGCGGGCCGATGGCAGGCGCCGTCGGAGGTATCGGAACACGCGGAACAGGCGAACAACAGCTCGAAATCGACAGGAGACTTGTCAGTAAACGCATCACCGAACTTAAAAGAGAAATTGCCGGCATCGACAAACGTATAGTAAGAGGAATCGAGACAAGAAGGGGACTGTTTAAAATCTGCCTTGTGGGATATACCAACGCGGGCAAAAGTACCCTGATGAACGCCCTTACCGATGCGGGTGTTTATGTCGAGGACAGGCTCTTCGCGACGCTCGATACGAGAACAAGACAGTGGATGTTCGATGGCGGACGAAAGGCGCTGCTTAGCGATACGGTCGGGTTCGTAAGAAATCTGCCGCATCAGCTCGTCGCGTCGTTCAAGGCTACGCTCGAAGAGGCAATCAACGCCGATTTACTGCTGCATGTTGTCGATGTATCGAGTGTGGACGCAGAAAATCAGATAGAGAACGCTAAGCAGGTATTGGAAGAAATAAAATGCGGCAAAAAGCAAACGCTGATGCTGCTTAATAAGTCCGATGTTGTCAGGAGCCAGGGGCAGTTCGAACTTATGCAGACGATTTATCCCGATGCGATAAGTATCTCCGCCAAGACGGGATTGAACCTGGATATCCTGAAAGAAAAAGTCATCCAGATTTATACCGGCGGTATGCTGCTTGTGAGGATAACGGCAAGTGCCGGCGATGGAAAAATTCAAAGCTATCTCAAGTCAAATACAACCGTTCTGAAACAGGACTATACCGGCGACAATACCGTCGTTATGGAAGTAAGGCTCGGCAAAAATCAGTTCTCGGAAATGCAGAGATTCAAGCCTATCCAAATCGAACAGTTGGACGAATAA
- a CDS encoding CxxC-x17-CxxC domain-containing protein — MRDFNQGGRRDFGPRQMFKAVCGECGQECEVPFQPKEGKPVYCKACYAKKRNS; from the coding sequence GTGAGAGATTTTAATCAAGGGGGCAGAAGAGATTTCGGACCACGCCAGATGTTCAAAGCAGTTTGCGGAGAATGCGGTCAGGAATGCGAAGTTCCATTCCAGCCTAAAGAAGGCAAGCCGGTTTACTGCAAAGCCTGCTACGCAAAAAAGAGAAATTCTTAA
- a CDS encoding S24 family peptidase has translation MNISEKSIIERIIVLRRDLAGARGRKKFAALLGLNPSTYSYYEKDRVPPISILLKICQLCNVDIGWLLTGENIDKSEKNGQISAQNSQIFSKFCKIIENQPASSEAISAFLNLLEEKANLERNHNQPQVSSQARFGWIPVLGRTAAGVPGFWSKAIGTDSKIIETHLEELVQRHINASIVNSITANISVDSEVKSVIQALNNAQANLIQTAGRDEEQIVQFVDCPRMHKLFPDCFALQIDGDSMAPRINDGDIVIVSPSTPASSGFPAVVRISEAIGVTCKLIRTEDEMVHLVPINEKYDAKIVKRKDLLWALAVLCHIKLKSVDS, from the coding sequence ATGAATATTAGTGAAAAAAGCATAATAGAGCGGATAATTGTCCTTCGCAGGGATTTGGCAGGTGCCCGAGGGCGGAAAAAATTCGCTGCCTTACTTGGCCTGAACCCTTCTACATACAGTTATTACGAAAAAGACCGTGTTCCCCCTATTTCGATATTGCTCAAGATTTGTCAGTTATGTAATGTTGATATCGGCTGGCTGCTGACAGGGGAAAATATCGATAAATCCGAAAAAAATGGTCAAATTTCGGCTCAAAACAGTCAAATTTTCTCAAAATTCTGCAAAATTATCGAAAATCAGCCTGCTTCATCGGAAGCGATATCAGCGTTTTTAAATCTTCTTGAAGAAAAGGCCAATCTTGAGCGGAATCATAACCAGCCGCAGGTTTCATCGCAAGCCAGGTTCGGCTGGATTCCTGTATTAGGCAGAACCGCCGCGGGCGTTCCAGGTTTTTGGAGCAAGGCCATCGGCACAGATTCAAAGATTATCGAAACCCATCTCGAAGAGCTGGTGCAAAGACATATAAACGCTTCAATCGTTAATTCAATAACCGCTAACATCTCTGTCGATTCAGAGGTTAAATCCGTAATCCAGGCTTTAAACAATGCCCAGGCAAACCTTATACAAACTGCCGGCCGGGATGAAGAGCAAATCGTTCAATTCGTAGATTGCCCGCGGATGCACAAATTATTCCCCGACTGTTTCGCATTACAAATCGACGGCGACAGTATGGCTCCGCGTATAAACGATGGCGATATAGTTATAGTCAGCCCTTCCACGCCGGCCAGTTCCGGATTCCCTGCCGTTGTTCGCATCTCAGAGGCAATAGGCGTAACCTGTAAACTAATAAGGACAGAAGACGAGATGGTTCATCTTGTTCCAATAAACGAAAAATATGACGCAAAAATTGTTAAAAGAAAGGACCTTTTATGGGCCCTTGCCGTATTATGTCATATAAAACTGAAAAGCGTGGACTCTTAA
- a CDS encoding TRAM domain-containing protein codes for MLLNFIRFIFILVVFAALFVSITSQVADPAQAEKITQNEIWVAVVGGLTLAVLVLFIDWLLPKKSLSALAGVFFGLIVGIFFSWAMSLVLDMVNDVFKLGLMDSNLKLTKWIMGICICYFVISFVMRTKDDVRFIIPYVEFSRQTKGIRPLVLDTSVIIDGRIADICQSKLFDAPLVVPRFVLNELQLIADSADKLKRVRGRRGLDILHKLQENTLIEVQLDDTPPPGVDANAPVDQKLVAFTKNCDGKLVTNDYNLSKVAAVRQVDVININDLTNSLKTVVLPGEPMTVRIIKSGEEAQQGIGYLDDGTMVVVEDGRGKIGEKVQIVVTSALQTSAGRMIFGKYERPVRDNNNNGQDDDNGRDDRQNNFRQKKQYS; via the coding sequence ATGTTATTAAATTTCATTCGATTCATTTTTATCCTTGTAGTTTTCGCCGCCCTGTTCGTCAGCATCACATCGCAGGTTGCAGACCCGGCACAAGCTGAAAAAATCACACAAAATGAAATATGGGTAGCAGTTGTCGGCGGTCTTACGCTGGCAGTTCTGGTTTTGTTCATAGACTGGCTGCTGCCGAAAAAATCACTAAGTGCCCTTGCCGGTGTGTTCTTCGGCCTTATCGTCGGAATATTTTTCAGTTGGGCGATGTCATTAGTGCTGGATATGGTCAATGACGTGTTCAAACTCGGCCTTATGGACAGTAATCTAAAACTCACAAAATGGATTATGGGTATATGTATCTGCTATTTCGTAATCAGCTTCGTTATGCGCACCAAAGATGACGTTCGTTTCATTATTCCATACGTTGAATTTTCCCGCCAAACAAAAGGAATAAGGCCTCTCGTACTCGATACGTCAGTTATAATCGACGGGCGAATAGCGGATATCTGCCAAAGCAAACTATTCGACGCCCCGCTCGTAGTGCCAAGGTTCGTTTTGAATGAACTCCAGCTCATAGCGGATTCAGCAGACAAACTAAAACGCGTACGAGGCAGACGCGGCCTCGATATACTTCACAAACTGCAGGAAAATACGCTGATAGAAGTACAATTAGACGATACTCCCCCGCCGGGCGTTGATGCAAACGCTCCCGTCGACCAGAAGCTGGTAGCCTTTACCAAAAACTGCGACGGCAAACTTGTAACCAACGACTACAACCTGAGCAAAGTCGCGGCGGTTCGGCAGGTTGACGTAATAAATATAAACGACCTTACAAATTCGCTGAAAACAGTCGTACTGCCGGGCGAACCGATGACGGTACGGATAATCAAGTCCGGAGAAGAAGCCCAGCAGGGAATCGGATATCTCGACGACGGCACAATGGTGGTTGTCGAAGACGGCAGAGGCAAAATCGGCGAAAAAGTTCAAATTGTCGTAACAAGCGCACTGCAGACATCGGCAGGACGAATGATATTCGGCAAATACGAAAGACCTGTCCGCGACAATAATAACAACGGACAAGATGATGATAACGGCCGCGATGACAGACAGAACAATTTCAGACAAAAGAAGCAATATAGTTAG
- a CDS encoding YbhB/YbcL family Raf kinase inhibitor-like protein, whose amino-acid sequence MTITITSGAFKEGQMIPAKYTCDGEDVSPPLKWEPVPKGTKSFALISDDPDTPIGIWIHWVMWNIPADANELAENIQPVKELPDGSRQGVNDSREYGYGGPCPPRGVHRYYFKIYALDTMLDLPDETTKQKLLDAMKGHILAEGSLMGKYQRQ is encoded by the coding sequence ATGACTATCACGATTACATCTGGCGCTTTTAAAGAAGGACAAATGATACCTGCAAAATATACCTGCGATGGCGAAGACGTTTCGCCGCCGCTGAAATGGGAACCTGTTCCGAAGGGTACGAAAAGTTTTGCACTGATTAGCGATGACCCAGACACCCCGATAGGAATTTGGATTCATTGGGTAATGTGGAACATTCCCGCTGATGCAAATGAACTTGCGGAAAATATTCAGCCCGTAAAAGAACTTCCAGACGGCTCCCGGCAGGGCGTTAATGATTCCAGAGAATACGGCTATGGCGGCCCCTGTCCGCCCAGAGGAGTACATCGGTACTATTTCAAGATATATGCCCTGGATACGATGCTTGATTTGCCGGACGAGACAACCAAGCAGAAGCTGCTTGACGCTATGAAGGGACATATTCTCGCCGAAGGTTCACTGATGGGCAAGTACCAGCGGCAGTAA
- the ispG gene encoding flavodoxin-dependent (E)-4-hydroxy-3-methylbut-2-enyl-diphosphate synthase: MIKRRKTRLVLAGKVKIGSGSPIVIQSMIKLATTDVAGCVKQINAIADAGAKLVRLAVPTRPDSIAFAKIVRKVKIPLIADIHFSPERAIEAIEAGAAKIRLNPGNIKSKDDIYRIIDCAKAHKIAIRVGINEASIRNLLHDTKPAKRTGLMIKEMAGYVRFFEKRGFNNIVLSVKSSDVARTIESNCAIAEKFDYPIHLGLTHAGLAEDAIVPASVAIGSLLWQGIGDTIRISIAGDPVGEVEIAKKILASLGLYKNSEPELVVCPTCGRCQWDLIGFAQQVKKLLKGIKKPLRVAVMGCVVNGPGEAADADIAVCAAADKGFIYKKGKKIAVVKQAKLFAALKKEIIKIG, encoded by the coding sequence ATGATAAAAAGAAGAAAAACACGTTTAGTTTTAGCAGGAAAAGTCAAAATCGGCTCCGGCAGCCCCATTGTAATTCAGTCTATGATAAAACTGGCCACGACTGACGTTGCAGGCTGCGTAAAACAGATAAACGCCATCGCGGACGCCGGTGCAAAATTGGTAAGACTGGCTGTTCCGACAAGGCCGGATAGTATCGCCTTTGCGAAAATTGTGCGGAAGGTAAAAATCCCGCTTATAGCCGATATTCACTTCTCACCTGAAAGGGCAATCGAGGCTATCGAGGCAGGCGCCGCAAAAATCCGTCTCAACCCCGGCAATATAAAAAGCAAAGACGATATTTATCGGATAATCGACTGCGCAAAGGCTCACAAAATCGCCATCCGCGTCGGCATAAACGAGGCGAGCATCAGGAATCTTCTTCACGACACAAAGCCTGCCAAACGAACAGGCCTTATGATAAAGGAAATGGCAGGCTATGTCAGGTTTTTTGAAAAAAGAGGTTTCAATAATATTGTTTTAAGCGTTAAGAGTTCCGACGTCGCAAGAACCATCGAATCGAATTGCGCCATCGCTGAAAAATTCGACTACCCGATACATCTCGGCCTGACTCACGCAGGTCTTGCCGAAGATGCTATTGTTCCCGCTTCAGTCGCCATTGGTTCGCTTTTATGGCAGGGCATTGGCGATACTATTCGCATCAGTATCGCAGGCGACCCCGTAGGCGAAGTTGAAATCGCAAAAAAAATTCTCGCATCGCTCGGCCTTTATAAAAACAGCGAACCTGAATTAGTTGTTTGTCCGACCTGCGGCAGATGTCAGTGGGATTTGATTGGATTTGCTCAGCAGGTAAAAAAACTTCTCAAAGGTATTAAGAAGCCGTTAAGAGTTGCCGTAATGGGCTGTGTTGTCAACGGCCCCGGCGAGGCTGCCGATGCCGATATCGCCGTTTGCGCCGCCGCAGATAAAGGCTTTATATATAAAAAAGGCAAAAAAATCGCCGTAGTTAAACAGGCAAAACTTTTCGCCGCCCTAAAGAAGGAAATTATAAAAATCGGTTAG
- a CDS encoding alpha/beta hydrolase encodes MLITPVLLLLIAYIGLGAVLFFMQPSFTFQPTKDLLYNPGDIGLEYEKVQLKTPDGLILSAWFIPAEKAEFTVLLCDGNGGNMSHRLDLIKILNEIGLNCLIFDYRGYGASGGRPTEQGVYIDARTAYDWLINEKKIEPEEVIMFGQSLGGSIAAHLASNVKVQGLIIESGFTSYTDIGRKFYPYMPVKLFARYGFKTSEYLQKVNCPVLIIHSRNDEIIPFEFGRRLYEEAAKEPKEFLEITGGHNDGFLQSGQIYRQGLSNWIQFVNKYRQQNAVKIKIVS; translated from the coding sequence ATGCTGATAACCCCTGTTTTATTATTGCTGATAGCCTATATAGGGCTGGGAGCGGTGCTGTTTTTTATGCAGCCATCGTTTACATTTCAGCCGACAAAGGATTTGCTCTACAATCCCGGCGATATCGGGCTGGAATACGAGAAGGTTCAGCTTAAAACTCCTGACGGTCTGATACTGTCGGCGTGGTTCATACCGGCAGAAAAAGCGGAGTTTACCGTTCTTTTGTGCGACGGCAACGGCGGGAATATGTCGCATCGGCTCGACCTGATAAAAATCTTAAACGAGATTGGACTTAACTGTCTTATCTTCGATTATCGCGGTTACGGCGCCAGCGGCGGCAGGCCGACAGAGCAAGGCGTATATATCGACGCACGGACCGCATACGACTGGCTGATAAATGAAAAGAAGATTGAGCCGGAAGAAGTAATAATGTTCGGACAATCGCTGGGCGGCAGTATCGCGGCGCATCTGGCGAGCAATGTAAAAGTGCAGGGATTGATTATCGAAAGCGGCTTTACATCATATACCGATATCGGCCGGAAATTTTATCCGTATATGCCGGTAAAGCTGTTCGCAAGGTATGGGTTTAAGACAAGCGAATATCTGCAAAAAGTCAACTGCCCGGTACTTATTATTCACAGCCGAAACGATGAAATTATACCGTTCGAGTTCGGTCGGCGGCTTTATGAAGAGGCGGCAAAGGAGCCAAAGGAATTTCTTGAGATTACCGGCGGTCATAACGATGGTTTTCTGCAGTCCGGGCAGATTTACCGCCAGGGACTGAGCAACTGGATACAGTTTGTTAACAAATACAGACAGCAAAATGCTGTTAAGATAAAGATAGTTTCCTGA
- a CDS encoding helical backbone metal receptor produces the protein MAKENVKILILISVIVFAGCLIFIGLKEHRPAVFVDNSSPKACERIVSLAPSTTEMLFAMGLGDKVIGVSEFSDYPPDAQKIQRVGALLNPNYEAIVAAKPDLVIVFDDMAGMENKFAALGIETLTVKHDSLNEILDSIGIIGLRCGKEEQANAIVSEIRNKISKIQSETADSNRPKVLICLGHDYSQDPATRPQNIYIAGDDGFYSEMIKLAGGQNAYTGKISFPQVSFESIISMNPQIIIDIAPVQAKPTDSEITIKQWKNFSQVDAARNDRIYVFLENYTAIPGPRFILTLEKIARIINPQLNRQENEPNSN, from the coding sequence ATGGCAAAAGAAAACGTAAAAATACTTATTCTCATTTCAGTAATCGTATTTGCCGGTTGTTTGATATTCATCGGTTTAAAAGAACACCGTCCGGCTGTGTTCGTTGATAATTCTTCGCCAAAAGCATGCGAAAGAATCGTTTCTCTGGCACCGAGTACAACCGAGATGCTTTTTGCGATGGGACTGGGCGACAAGGTTATAGGGGTTTCGGAATTTTCCGATTATCCGCCCGATGCGCAAAAAATACAAAGGGTCGGCGCGCTTCTTAATCCGAATTACGAAGCGATTGTGGCGGCAAAACCCGACCTTGTGATTGTGTTTGACGATATGGCCGGAATGGAAAATAAATTTGCGGCACTGGGGATAGAAACGCTTACGGTAAAACACGACAGCCTGAACGAAATACTCGACTCGATTGGAATAATAGGTCTCCGCTGCGGCAAAGAAGAACAGGCAAATGCGATTGTCAGTGAAATCAGAAATAAGATTAGTAAAATACAAAGCGAAACCGCCGATTCAAATCGTCCGAAAGTGCTTATATGCCTCGGACACGATTATTCGCAGGACCCGGCGACAAGGCCGCAGAATATTTATATCGCAGGCGACGACGGATTTTACAGCGAGATGATTAAACTTGCCGGCGGTCAAAACGCGTATACCGGAAAAATATCCTTTCCGCAGGTAAGTTTCGAATCCATAATCTCGATGAATCCGCAAATTATTATCGATATAGCGCCTGTCCAGGCAAAACCGACTGACAGCGAAATAACGATAAAACAGTGGAAAAATTTCAGCCAGGTCGATGCCGCCAGGAACGACAGGATATATGTTTTTCTGGAAAACTATACGGCTATACCGGGTCCGAGATTTATACTGACGCTCGAAAAAATAGCCCGTATAATAAATCCACAGCTTAATCGGCAGGAAAATGAACCAAACAGTAATTGA